Proteins from a genomic interval of Corynebacterium deserti GIMN1.010:
- the hemQ gene encoding hydrogen peroxide-dependent heme synthase — protein MSEHDIDKLNELQRYSQWAVFRAIPGALDDDRTEVIEQATKFFANLQAEGKVVVRGIYDASGLRADADYMIWWHAEEFSDIQKAFSDFRRTTILGQVSEVFWIGNAIHRPSEFNKSHLPAFIMGEEPREWITVYPFVRGYDWYIMDPKKRSGILREHGQAAADFADVRANTLSAFALGDYEWMLAFEADELHRIVDLMHKMRYTEARLHVRDELPFVSGRRVDVGDLIKVLP, from the coding sequence GTGAGCGAGCACGATATTGACAAGCTCAACGAACTGCAGCGCTACTCTCAGTGGGCTGTGTTCCGCGCTATCCCTGGAGCACTTGACGATGACCGCACTGAGGTAATCGAGCAGGCGACTAAGTTCTTCGCTAACCTGCAAGCTGAAGGCAAGGTTGTCGTCCGCGGCATCTACGACGCCTCTGGTCTGCGCGCTGACGCTGACTACATGATCTGGTGGCATGCTGAAGAGTTCAGTGACATTCAGAAAGCATTCTCCGATTTCCGTCGAACCACCATTTTGGGTCAGGTATCCGAGGTATTCTGGATCGGCAATGCTATCCACCGCCCATCTGAGTTCAACAAGAGCCACCTGCCAGCGTTCATCATGGGCGAGGAGCCTCGTGAATGGATCACCGTGTACCCATTCGTCCGCGGTTATGACTGGTATATCATGGATCCCAAGAAGCGTAGCGGTATCCTTCGCGAGCATGGCCAGGCCGCAGCAGACTTCGCTGACGTTCGCGCTAACACTCTGTCCGCATTCGCGCTGGGCGATTACGAGTGGATGCTTGCCTTCGAGGCTGATGAACTGCACCGTATCGTTGACCTCATGCACAAGATGCGCTACACCGAAGCGCGCCTTCACGTCCGCGATGAGCTACCATTCGTCTCTGGTCGCCGAGTTGATGTTGGCGATTTGATCAAGGTTTTGCCTTAA
- the msrB gene encoding peptide-methionine (R)-S-oxide reductase MsrB — protein MTDFKLISDAQWRERLTPQEFHVLREAGTEPPHIGEYTNTTTEGVYSCRACGEELFRSTEKFESHCGWPSFFSPLAGDKIIEKEDLSLGMRRVEVLCANCGSHMGHVFEGEGYDTPTDLRYCINSISLTLEEKPVS, from the coding sequence ATGACAGACTTCAAGCTCATAAGCGATGCACAATGGCGCGAGCGCCTCACCCCACAGGAATTCCACGTCTTGCGAGAGGCGGGTACGGAGCCACCACATATCGGCGAATACACGAACACCACGACAGAAGGTGTGTACTCGTGTCGCGCATGCGGTGAAGAACTCTTCCGGTCCACCGAAAAGTTTGAATCTCACTGTGGCTGGCCTTCTTTCTTCTCTCCGCTTGCTGGAGATAAAATCATCGAGAAAGAAGATCTCTCCTTGGGAATGCGTCGCGTTGAGGTTTTGTGCGCAAATTGCGGTTCCCATATGGGGCACGTCTTTGAAGGTGAAGGCTACGACACCCCCACCGACCTTCGTTACTGCATCAACTCCATCAGCTTGACGCTCGAAGAGAAGCCAGTCTCTTAA
- a CDS encoding copper resistance CopC family protein translates to MRTLAASAGIVGIGAAAFALTPVASAHDVVLSSNPENGSVIDEFPETIELEFSGVPQDLFTTVALSNADSGEVLTSGSPQLVDQHLTFEVPSDLEAGNGNYILGFQITSSDGHATKGSIEFEVASAADAPTTTTTTTTPVETATEPSDNADSELTAESEESSGISAPWNWLLAIAGVFVIGGAIVMMIAKNRNQK, encoded by the coding sequence ATGCGTACCCTGGCAGCATCTGCAGGAATTGTTGGCATCGGAGCAGCGGCTTTTGCCCTCACGCCGGTGGCCTCAGCGCATGATGTGGTGTTGTCCTCCAATCCGGAAAACGGCAGTGTCATTGATGAGTTTCCAGAGACGATTGAACTTGAGTTCTCTGGCGTCCCCCAGGACCTGTTCACCACCGTGGCATTAAGCAATGCTGATTCCGGCGAAGTACTGACATCGGGTAGTCCGCAATTGGTAGACCAGCACCTGACCTTTGAAGTTCCATCTGATCTTGAGGCCGGAAACGGAAACTACATCCTGGGATTCCAGATCACGTCTTCTGATGGGCACGCCACCAAGGGATCCATCGAGTTCGAGGTAGCCAGCGCTGCTGACGCACCAACCACCACCACTACCACCACCACACCAGTTGAAACCGCAACGGAACCAAGCGACAACGCTGATTCCGAGCTGACAGCTGAATCTGAGGAGTCTTCGGGAATCTCCGCTCCATGGAATTGGCTGTTGGCAATTGCGGGTGTGTTTGTTATCGGTGGCGCCATCGTCATGATGATTGCCAAGAATCGTAATCAGAAGTAA
- a CDS encoding MepB family protein, which produces MGFSALEMWSTELGITVSVAPEPQNSDYESGLAQVEGHEWHVRTGRNTPSKPGAFVAFWQRGVGGQTQPFSDDGMNAGLLVFVRNDVRRGVFRFSAGHLAELGITAADGQPGKRGFRVYPSWCEGLNSQARAMQRAQSSAFEEY; this is translated from the coding sequence ATGGGATTTAGCGCGTTGGAGATGTGGTCGACCGAGCTGGGCATAACTGTTTCGGTCGCCCCTGAGCCACAGAACAGTGATTATGAATCAGGATTAGCACAGGTTGAAGGTCATGAGTGGCATGTCCGGACTGGCCGGAACACGCCGTCGAAGCCGGGTGCCTTTGTTGCCTTTTGGCAGCGAGGCGTGGGAGGGCAGACCCAGCCGTTTAGTGACGACGGGATGAATGCTGGTCTTCTTGTCTTTGTGAGGAACGATGTTCGGCGCGGAGTGTTTAGGTTTTCCGCTGGTCATCTTGCAGAATTGGGGATTACCGCAGCAGACGGACAGCCGGGTAAACGTGGATTTCGTGTTTACCCCTCCTGGTGCGAAGGGCTCAATTCGCAGGCCAGGGCCATGCAGCGAGCACAATCGAGTGCATTCGAGGAGTATTGA
- a CDS encoding copper chaperone PCu(A)C, with protein sequence MKKSFVAGAVLSSALVLGACSPANQNDSAGDPSATSTTASSVVATSSEPISAENAVVRASVEGSDMTAVFATLVNNTDEELHITAFDADVDAQSFELHEVVNGVMQEKPDGLVIPAGESVELAPGGDHLMILGLAQPIEAGDAINLVLTLEDGTEVPLDAIPARTIAAGDEEYGNMGDMGDMSEMDHESH encoded by the coding sequence ATGAAGAAGTCCTTTGTTGCTGGCGCAGTGTTGAGTAGTGCATTAGTCCTTGGGGCGTGCTCGCCAGCCAATCAGAACGATTCCGCTGGGGATCCTTCGGCTACGTCAACCACCGCATCGAGTGTTGTGGCAACAAGTTCTGAGCCGATTTCTGCGGAAAACGCGGTCGTTCGTGCAAGCGTTGAAGGCAGTGACATGACTGCAGTGTTTGCCACCTTGGTGAACAACACGGATGAGGAGCTCCATATCACGGCATTCGATGCTGACGTAGATGCACAAAGCTTTGAACTCCATGAAGTGGTCAACGGCGTCATGCAGGAAAAGCCAGACGGGCTTGTTATCCCAGCAGGCGAGAGCGTCGAGCTTGCTCCAGGTGGTGACCACCTCATGATCTTGGGCTTGGCTCAACCTATTGAGGCAGGCGATGCCATCAATCTCGTGCTCACCCTTGAAGACGGCACCGAGGTTCCCCTTGATGCAATCCCCGCCCGCACCATTGCCGCAGGTGACGAGGAGTACGGCAACATGGGTGATATGGGTGACATGTCTGAGATGGATCACGAAAGCCACTAG
- a CDS encoding IS5-like element ISCgl6 family transposase: protein MPALPSSIIDPLWRQFSALIPPVIITHPLGCHRARIADRIIVDKLIAVLVLGVSYIKISDSTCSATTIRTRRDEWITAGIFKNLEQICLESYDRFIGLDLENLNVDGCIVKAPCGGEVAGRFPVDREKGTKRSLMVDGHGIPIGCVVAGANRHDLPLLAATLDTLGRFGGSLPDQITVHLDAGYDSKKTRRLLSEFYYSWVISIKGEPLQAGTRWVVERTNSWHNRGFKKLSICTERCTRVVEAFIALANAVIILRRLIKQAWTSYRWDTRPGHRP, encoded by the coding sequence GTGCCTGCCCTTCCATCATCTATCATCGACCCCCTCTGGCGCCAGTTCTCCGCCTTAATCCCACCGGTTATCATCACCCACCCACTAGGGTGCCACCGTGCACGCATTGCTGACCGGATCATCGTCGACAAACTCATCGCAGTGCTTGTCCTCGGTGTCTCCTATATCAAGATTTCCGATTCCACCTGCTCAGCCACCACGATACGCACCCGCCGAGACGAGTGGATCACTGCCGGGATTTTCAAGAATTTAGAACAGATCTGTCTGGAGTCCTACGACCGTTTCATCGGGTTAGACCTAGAAAACTTAAATGTTGATGGCTGCATTGTTAAAGCTCCCTGCGGCGGAGAGGTAGCCGGCAGATTCCCGGTTGACCGGGAAAAAGGCACCAAACGCTCGTTAATGGTCGATGGACATGGAATCCCGATCGGGTGCGTGGTCGCCGGAGCCAATCGGCATGATTTACCGTTGTTAGCTGCAACCTTGGACACGCTCGGCCGGTTTGGGGGCTCTCTTCCCGATCAGATCACGGTGCATCTCGATGCTGGGTATGACTCGAAGAAAACCCGCAGGCTACTCAGCGAATTTTATTATAGCTGGGTGATCAGCATTAAAGGTGAGCCGCTGCAGGCTGGGACTCGGTGGGTGGTGGAGCGTACTAACTCTTGGCATAACCGGGGTTTTAAGAAACTTAGTATCTGCACCGAACGTTGTACCCGGGTTGTGGAAGCGTTTATCGCTTTAGCCAACGCGGTGATTATTCTGCGTCGGCTTATCAAACAGGCCTGGACTAGTTACCGCTGGGACACCCGACCGGGCCACAGACCTTAA
- a CDS encoding DUF3000 domain-containing protein: MIDSEATSQHKTSATPAEGTPAEFSEAVESMHRARLRPELSLGTIRPPQRLAPFSHAIGLEVGQLEESDTVATNSNGDSFGRLILLHDPGAEDTWDGSMRLVAYIQSDMDYAVASDPLLPEVAWQWLNEGLEEAGAEHTNLGGTVTSTSSVRFGEIGGPPSAYQVEMRASWTATNNDLTAHVEAFAAVLASVAGLPPEGVTELRR, translated from the coding sequence GTGATCGATTCCGAAGCGACCTCTCAGCACAAGACCTCAGCCACCCCGGCCGAGGGCACTCCCGCGGAGTTTTCCGAAGCGGTTGAGTCCATGCACAGAGCGCGCCTGCGCCCAGAACTTTCTTTGGGCACAATCAGACCGCCTCAGCGTCTCGCGCCGTTCTCGCATGCCATCGGCCTTGAAGTGGGACAACTGGAAGAATCGGACACCGTTGCCACGAACAGCAATGGAGATTCTTTTGGACGTTTGATCCTGCTTCACGATCCCGGCGCCGAAGACACCTGGGACGGATCCATGCGTCTTGTCGCCTATATCCAATCCGACATGGACTATGCAGTAGCCTCTGATCCCCTGCTGCCAGAAGTTGCATGGCAGTGGCTCAACGAGGGCCTTGAAGAAGCGGGCGCAGAACACACCAATCTTGGTGGGACCGTTACCTCGACCTCGTCAGTTCGTTTCGGGGAAATTGGTGGCCCACCCAGCGCATACCAAGTAGAAATGCGCGCATCGTGGACTGCCACAAATAATGACCTCACCGCGCACGTGGAAGCTTTCGCAGCTGTACTGGCTTCCGTTGCGGGTCTTCCTCCAGAGGGCGTTACTGAACTACGCAGGTAG
- a CDS encoding pentapeptide repeat-containing protein, translating into MNKTDEAFLLEGDIFAPLIAGLSSDNSAIRSATVQHAFRSMDRAAATGTTYGASIVQSLCDIVVTHMFVESDFPRKYGWSEITVGRQIFEQLGRRLGRASDESPERFEAQAVPSTHVFHAPLDKTPSFEVEVSLRLYALKTDSVNVSDCCFSGANFGECSWQYARLTNCDLSYCSFIGAQLGDTVISGDLSHSRFREAVINFADISADITNAFFGNADLQGSRCVFKNASDAIFRGCNLKGANLEGSDDAINLSEAVVDHETVFPDGSLLERKRYSDYETISTKWGEVQFVADRYCS; encoded by the coding sequence ATGAACAAGACTGATGAAGCTTTCCTTCTTGAAGGCGATATTTTTGCTCCCTTGATTGCGGGTTTAAGTAGCGATAACAGCGCGATCCGCTCTGCCACAGTTCAACATGCGTTTAGATCCATGGATCGCGCTGCAGCAACGGGTACAACTTATGGAGCGAGTATCGTTCAGTCACTGTGTGACATTGTTGTTACGCATATGTTTGTCGAATCAGATTTTCCACGGAAATACGGTTGGTCTGAGATTACTGTAGGACGGCAAATATTTGAGCAACTGGGGCGGAGGTTAGGGCGCGCGTCTGATGAATCCCCCGAAAGGTTTGAGGCACAGGCGGTACCATCAACACATGTTTTCCATGCTCCTTTGGACAAGACCCCGTCGTTTGAAGTTGAGGTCAGTCTTCGGCTATATGCCTTAAAAACAGATTCGGTGAATGTGTCGGATTGTTGTTTTTCTGGTGCAAATTTCGGTGAGTGTTCATGGCAATATGCACGATTAACGAATTGCGATCTTTCCTACTGCAGCTTTATTGGCGCTCAGTTGGGCGATACTGTAATTTCGGGTGATTTGTCGCATAGTCGGTTTCGTGAAGCGGTGATAAATTTTGCTGATATTTCTGCGGACATCACTAATGCCTTCTTTGGGAATGCTGATTTACAAGGGAGTCGGTGTGTGTTTAAGAACGCTTCGGACGCCATCTTCCGGGGATGTAATCTAAAAGGGGCGAATTTGGAGGGGTCCGATGATGCTATTAATCTCTCCGAGGCGGTTGTAGATCATGAGACTGTGTTTCCAGATGGGTCGCTTTTAGAGCGAAAACGTTACAGTGATTATGAGACTATTTCGACGAAGTGGGGTGAGGTGCAGTTTGTTGCCGATCGCTATTGTTCGTAG
- a CDS encoding LGFP repeat-containing protein, translating to MLLAIGVASPVAQAQVEDQFELVEEITDEQFADDGVDYVPNRNAPTVEEQLEDYETAHPEVVVEYHEQVNDSKDNVEELPLPKRDIVAGDMRSDVIELPEGVSKEKADQLEVAEARLNEGARLMATTGCEVMWPTGFSVCGRILDTYRQVGGQLSWLGLPKSNELTNPDGVGKRSEFFGGAIYWHPDTGAYAVTLDGLRQWGTLNWESGPLGYPTSGPMDTNYPLTQRQTFQGGDNYYNPLTGGAVWGDIKQRYEELGGSNHAIGIPITNELPSGTEYFYNNFSNGTISWRNDRQTRFMYLATQRVWDALGRETGRLGFPEADETPEVSGLFHVVNFAERGVIAWNGILGARELYGDVYSLWLQYQNTDTPLGWPIPSLTSLNESLEQEFTRGVVLGSGDALTWIPDDEERSLEDFLPIGSSGSSSSSQEMTLFSQRAQYVDCKNLPDLDEQRKTENNIEKNGGPIKKEYSSRGFPTEFRFVVRKGHYDRYRNEGWGYLKNYCKHNFANHAMAEAVVDKAVIDYGSSPGTSYYKFEKTVYFLDCRTYTFNKNSGCKEMHAPQWVTIIYNPHTFTGANSNRPKGVISAWCNSTPPGGIEHEPEISQCPDHVNLYNKLRI from the coding sequence ATGTTGCTGGCCATCGGGGTTGCATCTCCGGTGGCTCAAGCACAGGTGGAAGATCAATTTGAGCTTGTAGAAGAAATCACTGATGAGCAGTTTGCTGATGACGGTGTTGATTATGTTCCCAATAGGAATGCTCCAACAGTTGAGGAACAACTTGAGGATTACGAAACAGCACATCCAGAAGTAGTCGTTGAGTATCACGAGCAAGTCAACGATAGTAAAGATAATGTCGAGGAACTCCCGCTGCCTAAGCGGGACATAGTTGCAGGGGACATGCGTTCAGATGTTATCGAGTTACCGGAGGGGGTAAGCAAGGAGAAAGCTGACCAGCTAGAAGTTGCGGAAGCGCGACTTAACGAGGGTGCACGACTGATGGCAACCACCGGGTGTGAGGTTATGTGGCCAACGGGCTTCTCAGTTTGTGGCCGAATTCTTGACACCTATCGCCAGGTTGGAGGTCAGTTGTCATGGCTTGGGCTACCGAAGTCAAACGAGTTGACCAATCCCGACGGTGTTGGCAAAAGAAGTGAATTTTTTGGTGGAGCCATCTATTGGCACCCAGACACAGGCGCTTATGCAGTGACCTTGGACGGTTTGCGACAGTGGGGGACCTTGAACTGGGAATCAGGGCCATTGGGGTACCCAACCTCTGGTCCGATGGATACAAACTATCCCCTTACTCAGCGACAGACTTTTCAAGGTGGTGACAACTACTACAACCCATTGACTGGCGGTGCTGTGTGGGGCGATATTAAACAGCGCTACGAAGAACTTGGCGGCTCGAATCATGCCATTGGCATCCCGATCACTAATGAGCTACCTAGCGGTACTGAGTATTTTTACAATAATTTCTCCAATGGAACAATTTCGTGGCGAAATGATCGTCAGACACGGTTTATGTATTTGGCTACGCAGCGGGTGTGGGATGCGTTGGGTCGGGAGACGGGTCGTTTAGGTTTTCCTGAAGCAGATGAAACACCTGAGGTTTCTGGTCTATTCCATGTGGTGAATTTTGCGGAGCGCGGGGTGATTGCGTGGAATGGAATCCTAGGCGCCAGAGAGCTGTATGGTGATGTTTACTCCCTGTGGCTGCAATACCAAAATACCGATACTCCTTTAGGGTGGCCGATACCATCATTGACATCATTAAATGAGTCACTCGAACAAGAATTCACCAGAGGTGTTGTTTTAGGCTCAGGTGATGCACTGACATGGATTCCTGACGATGAAGAAAGAAGTTTGGAGGATTTCCTCCCAATTGGAAGTAGCGGCTCATCCTCATCGAGCCAAGAGATGACCCTGTTTTCCCAGCGTGCACAATACGTGGATTGCAAGAATCTTCCCGATTTAGATGAGCAGAGAAAAACTGAAAACAACATTGAAAAGAATGGTGGCCCGATCAAAAAAGAGTATAGTTCGCGAGGTTTCCCCACCGAGTTCAGATTTGTCGTGAGAAAAGGGCATTATGACCGTTACAGGAATGAAGGCTGGGGATATTTAAAAAACTATTGCAAACACAACTTCGCCAACCACGCTATGGCTGAGGCCGTAGTAGATAAAGCGGTGATTGATTATGGCTCATCGCCAGGAACCAGCTATTACAAGTTCGAGAAAACGGTGTACTTTCTAGATTGCAGAACTTATACATTCAATAAGAACTCAGGATGTAAAGAAATGCACGCTCCGCAATGGGTGACTATTATTTACAATCCTCATACTTTCACTGGAGCAAATTCGAACAGACCCAAGGGGGTAATTTCAGCATGGTGTAATTCAACCCCACCTGGTGGAATCGAACACGAGCCGGAAATTTCCCAATGTCCTGATCATGTGAATCTTTATAATAAGCTTCGCATATGA
- a CDS encoding pyrimidine reductase family protein: MVNISELIGPLSPVNTPELRAIVVSALNGSTTVDGTSGNLGNATDTALLLALRRWSDVVLVGSATVKAENYGGVIISTEDQQARQAAGQRPIPPVAVVSGSLNFDVSTRFFTESAVSPIIVTDNKDTSKHVPLLEAGAEILLVEKLTARDIADKLRAEGYARVTCEGGPSLFAQVIDAGVVDVWHHTLDPTLSGSVEHPLVRGGSTTPHRFALDHIHADPDGTVFLRYKRP; encoded by the coding sequence ATGGTGAACATCAGTGAACTCATCGGTCCCCTCTCTCCTGTGAACACACCGGAGCTTCGGGCAATAGTTGTTTCGGCGCTAAATGGTTCAACAACAGTGGATGGCACTTCAGGGAATCTTGGAAATGCCACGGATACTGCGCTTTTACTTGCTCTGCGGCGTTGGTCGGATGTGGTTTTGGTGGGATCCGCTACCGTCAAGGCTGAAAACTATGGTGGCGTGATTATATCCACTGAGGATCAACAAGCTCGCCAAGCAGCTGGCCAGAGACCAATCCCGCCAGTTGCGGTAGTATCGGGATCGCTCAATTTCGATGTGTCCACCCGGTTTTTTACTGAATCCGCTGTTTCGCCCATAATCGTGACAGATAATAAGGACACCTCCAAACACGTGCCGCTGCTTGAGGCCGGGGCAGAAATTCTTCTCGTGGAAAAACTGACCGCTAGAGACATCGCCGACAAGCTCCGGGCTGAGGGCTACGCGCGCGTTACCTGTGAAGGTGGTCCGTCGTTATTTGCTCAAGTCATTGATGCTGGCGTGGTGGATGTATGGCACCACACCCTGGATCCCACATTGTCCGGCAGTGTGGAGCACCCCTTGGTTCGTGGCGGTAGCACCACGCCACATCGCTTTGCACTCGATCACATTCATGCAGACCCGGACGGCACAGTTTTTCTGCGCTATAAGCGCCCCTAA
- a CDS encoding Dyp-type peroxidase yields the protein MVTRRGFLGGASLLAGASALAACSTQDKESEAEASTSLKAQAVAFDGRHQAGIATPHQANLNLVAFTLRSGVDRAAIVRLMRVWTEDARALCAGETPLGSLEPEMASAPANLTITCGFGATLFDAAGLAHQRPQWLHPIPAFDRDQLRPEWGESDLVLQICSDDALTLSHATRHMIRAGVDYVATRWMQQGFLNANGVLGKKETPRNLFGQKDGTVNPRGEEEIQNAAWISEGPSWAVDGSCMVVRRIAMNLDEWEILDRTSREVSVGRTLDSGAPLTGGDEFSDADYEARDSYGLPVIDPASHMARSKAPEDDPGQVILRRVFNYDLPPDPTSEELSNAGLVFICFQKDPDKQFTPIQQRLDEQDRLNQWITHIGSAVFFIPPGTDPDNPNQDDFWGAGLLQA from the coding sequence ATGGTTACCCGAAGGGGTTTCCTTGGGGGAGCAAGTTTACTAGCGGGAGCGTCCGCGCTTGCTGCGTGCAGCACGCAGGACAAGGAGAGTGAGGCGGAGGCGTCGACAAGCTTAAAAGCTCAAGCCGTGGCCTTCGACGGCCGCCATCAAGCCGGTATTGCCACCCCGCATCAGGCGAATCTGAATCTGGTTGCGTTTACGCTGCGGTCGGGCGTGGATCGCGCCGCAATTGTGCGGCTCATGCGTGTGTGGACCGAAGATGCCCGCGCTTTGTGCGCAGGGGAGACACCGCTCGGCAGCCTCGAACCAGAAATGGCAAGCGCGCCCGCTAACCTCACCATTACCTGTGGTTTCGGTGCAACGCTTTTCGACGCCGCAGGCCTTGCCCATCAGCGACCCCAGTGGCTGCACCCCATTCCTGCGTTTGACCGTGATCAGCTGCGTCCTGAATGGGGCGAGTCAGATCTGGTGCTCCAAATTTGCTCTGATGATGCGCTGACGCTAAGTCACGCCACCAGGCACATGATTCGAGCCGGCGTGGATTATGTAGCAACGAGATGGATGCAGCAAGGATTCCTCAACGCCAACGGTGTCCTGGGTAAAAAGGAGACTCCGAGGAATCTCTTCGGCCAAAAAGACGGCACCGTTAACCCGCGTGGTGAAGAAGAAATCCAGAACGCAGCCTGGATTTCCGAGGGGCCGTCGTGGGCAGTAGATGGATCGTGCATGGTGGTTCGACGCATCGCGATGAACCTTGATGAGTGGGAGATCCTTGATCGTACCTCCCGCGAAGTATCAGTTGGACGCACCCTGGATAGTGGCGCGCCGTTGACCGGTGGCGATGAATTCTCCGACGCCGATTATGAGGCGCGCGATTCTTATGGTCTTCCCGTAATCGATCCCGCAAGTCATATGGCCAGGTCAAAAGCCCCGGAAGATGATCCTGGTCAAGTCATTTTGCGCCGAGTGTTCAATTACGACTTGCCACCAGATCCCACCTCTGAAGAGCTCTCCAACGCTGGCCTCGTGTTTATCTGCTTCCAAAAAGACCCCGATAAACAATTCACCCCGATTCAGCAGCGACTTGATGAGCAAGATCGACTCAATCAATGGATCACCCACATTGGTTCTGCAGTGTTTTTCATTCCTCCTGGAACCGATCCTGACAATCCCAACCAGGATGATTTTTGGGGTGCCGGACTCCTTCAAGCCTAA
- the aftC gene encoding arabinofuranan 3-O-arabinosyltransferase, whose protein sequence is MSFSPVVPDSPRHVEPRRTAWDSIGNSVAWPLAILLMAHRFAVLAINGSVTDDFTTVYSALRRFIEGVPVYNEVYHFVDPHYLYNPGATLLLAPLGFITHFTLARWAFIAVNLLAIVIALGLLTRMAGWALRSMLWPMSIALAMLTETVQNTLIFSNINGLLLLMLTGFLWCVIHKKAWIGGLILGLAILVKPMFLPLLFLPLVKKQWGTLILGILTPAVFNAIAWPLVPGASDYITRTMPYLGETRDFANSSLPGLAIYFGMPTWMEITWFLIFGAMVGVAVLVLLRFRNTEPFFWAATTSGILLTGVFFLSSLGQMYYSMMIFPMMFTLLGQRSVFHNWVAWVAAFFFLSPTAFTSQRWPDIARWLEFFSATIGWGLLIVVSFVSALLWFIGDIRAKGTPTINEPTQDNFERTA, encoded by the coding sequence GTGAGTTTTTCCCCGGTAGTTCCTGATTCTCCGCGCCATGTTGAGCCCCGCCGAACGGCATGGGATAGCATAGGCAATTCTGTCGCTTGGCCGCTGGCTATTTTGTTGATGGCACACCGCTTTGCGGTGCTTGCGATCAATGGCTCGGTCACCGACGATTTCACCACTGTGTACAGTGCTTTGCGGCGCTTTATTGAAGGCGTCCCTGTATACAACGAGGTCTACCATTTTGTCGATCCTCATTATTTATACAACCCTGGTGCCACCCTGCTTCTAGCTCCTTTGGGCTTTATTACCCACTTCACGCTGGCTCGGTGGGCATTTATCGCCGTCAACCTCCTGGCAATCGTCATCGCTCTAGGACTGCTCACTCGCATGGCAGGTTGGGCGTTACGCAGCATGCTGTGGCCAATGTCCATTGCCTTGGCCATGCTGACAGAGACGGTGCAAAACACTCTGATTTTCTCAAACATCAATGGTCTTCTGCTGCTCATGCTCACCGGCTTCCTGTGGTGCGTTATTCATAAAAAGGCATGGATCGGTGGGCTCATTCTTGGTTTGGCCATCTTGGTGAAGCCAATGTTCTTGCCGTTACTTTTCCTTCCATTGGTGAAGAAGCAATGGGGAACGCTCATACTTGGAATCCTCACCCCAGCAGTCTTCAATGCCATTGCCTGGCCACTGGTTCCAGGAGCCTCGGACTACATCACTCGCACCATGCCTTATCTGGGTGAAACCCGCGACTTCGCAAACAGTTCACTTCCCGGCTTGGCCATTTACTTTGGTATGCCCACGTGGATGGAAATCACTTGGTTTCTCATCTTCGGCGCGATGGTCGGTGTGGCGGTTCTCGTGCTGCTTCGTTTCCGCAATACTGAACCTTTTTTCTGGGCAGCCACGACCTCGGGAATTCTGCTTACCGGTGTTTTCTTCCTTTCCTCGCTGGGCCAGATGTACTACTCCATGATGATTTTCCCGATGATGTTCACCCTTTTGGGGCAGCGTTCGGTATTCCACAATTGGGTCGCGTGGGTGGCCGCATTCTTCTTCCTCTCCCCGACCGCGTTCACCTCGCAGCGCTGGCCTGACATCGCCCGCTGGTTGGAATTTTTCAGCGCCACCATAGGTTGGGGATTATTGATAGTAGTGTCGTTTGTTTCAGCACTACTCTGGTTCATTGGCGATATCCGTGCCAAAGGCACACCCACCATCAACGAACCAACGCAGGACAACTTTGAGAGGACAGCATGA